In one window of Chryseobacterium viscerum DNA:
- the frr gene encoding ribosome recycling factor, which produces MEELDLILESVKQDMDAAVKHLDHAFQRIRAGRASTAMVQDVMVEYYGAMTPINQVANVSVPDAMTISIQPWDRTAINAIEKAIINSNLGFAPSNNGENIILNVPPLTEERRKELAKQAKVEAENTKVTVRNARQDGLKELKKLDGVSEDVVKGVEEEIQTYTDKYVKLCDEHLKTKEAEIMKV; this is translated from the coding sequence ATGGAAGAATTAGATCTTATATTAGAATCTGTAAAACAAGACATGGATGCAGCAGTAAAGCACCTGGATCACGCATTTCAAAGAATTAGAGCAGGACGTGCTTCTACGGCAATGGTTCAGGATGTAATGGTAGAATATTATGGAGCTATGACTCCTATCAACCAGGTTGCGAATGTTTCTGTTCCGGATGCAATGACAATCTCTATTCAACCTTGGGACAGAACTGCGATCAACGCGATTGAAAAAGCGATCATCAATTCAAACTTAGGTTTTGCACCTTCTAATAACGGAGAAAACATTATCCTTAACGTTCCGCCTTTAACAGAGGAAAGAAGAAAGGAACTTGCAAAACAGGCTAAAGTAGAAGCTGAGAATACTAAAGTAACAGTAAGAAACGCAAGACAGGATGGTTTGAAAGAACTTAAAAAATTAGACGGAGTTTCTGAAGATGTTGTAAAAGGAGTGGAAGAAGAAATCCAGACTTATACGGACAAATATGTAAAACTTTGCGATGAGCATCTTAAGACAAAAGAAGCTGAAATTATGAAAGTATAA
- a CDS encoding phage holin family protein — MIETIKEYASKRIDLLKIEATEKSSLSAGLITYFVVLLVAFAFFIILFNFGIAFLIGKALDNYSYGFLIVAAFYALVMAFVVAFKTKIVNTVADQVIKFLNH, encoded by the coding sequence ATGATAGAAACTATTAAAGAATACGCCTCCAAGAGAATAGATCTTCTGAAAATTGAAGCTACTGAAAAGTCTTCTCTTTCTGCCGGGCTCATTACTTACTTTGTAGTACTGCTTGTTGCTTTTGCTTTTTTTATTATCCTTTTCAATTTTGGAATCGCTTTCCTTATCGGAAAAGCATTGGATAATTACTCTTACGGATTCTTAATTGTTGCTGCATTCTATGCATTGGTAATGGCGTTTGTTGTTGCCTTCAAAACTAAGATTGTCAATACTGTTGCAGATCAGGTTATTAAATTTTTAAATCATTAA
- the porQ gene encoding type IX secretion system protein PorQ gives MKKIIIFSLFLSGIVSYAQTGTNVYPFLNVPVSARQAALGGDAISIRDYDVSFAIANPALLNKDSDKQLSVNATAYLADSKYGTIAYAKDFENGHMATINARYMSYGSTPRTDESGFENGEFKASDVAIGAGYAYQFEEDWTIGGGLNFVTSKIDNYTSSAISGTAGVTYHNKKTKEVLSLVMRNFGFQLKSFNGTRENLPFRIDLGYTKIIKNFPLAITITAHDLQKFDISSEYNLDGQEVKAGRKIADHFSLGAELFPEKNFNIRLGYNVKRGNELAVADQRNFSGLSAGFGVKVSRFRIDYAHVRYHNSSNVNQIGISMDLSSHRGE, from the coding sequence TTGAAGAAAATTATCATTTTTTCATTATTTCTATCAGGAATTGTTTCTTATGCGCAAACAGGAACAAATGTTTATCCGTTCTTAAATGTACCTGTATCTGCAAGACAGGCTGCTTTGGGTGGTGATGCAATTTCGATAAGAGATTATGATGTTTCCTTTGCTATTGCAAACCCTGCCCTGTTAAATAAAGATTCTGACAAACAGCTTTCTGTAAATGCAACAGCTTATCTTGCCGATTCAAAATACGGAACTATTGCTTATGCCAAAGACTTTGAGAATGGCCATATGGCTACCATCAATGCCAGATATATGAGCTATGGGAGCACACCCAGAACGGATGAAAGCGGTTTCGAAAACGGAGAATTCAAAGCTTCAGATGTAGCTATTGGTGCAGGCTATGCCTACCAGTTTGAAGAAGACTGGACGATTGGTGGAGGACTTAATTTCGTTACCTCAAAAATTGACAACTATACTTCTTCCGCAATTTCAGGAACAGCGGGAGTTACCTATCATAATAAAAAAACTAAAGAAGTTCTTTCTTTAGTGATGAGAAATTTTGGTTTCCAGCTGAAGTCATTCAATGGAACAAGAGAAAATCTTCCTTTCAGAATTGATCTTGGGTATACCAAAATAATCAAGAACTTCCCTCTTGCGATCACTATTACAGCGCATGATCTTCAGAAATTTGATATTTCTTCAGAATATAACCTTGATGGACAGGAAGTAAAAGCCGGTAGAAAAATTGCAGACCACTTTTCATTGGGAGCTGAATTGTTTCCGGAAAAGAATTTCAATATCAGGCTGGGATATAATGTTAAAAGAGGAAATGAACTGGCAGTTGCGGATCAAAGAAACTTCTCAGGACTTTCTGCAGGATTTGGAGTGAAAGTTTCCAGATTCCGTATAGATTATGCTCATGTAAGATACCACAACTCTTCGAATGTCAATCAGATAGGAATTTCCATGGACCTTTCCAGCCACAGAGGAGAGTAA
- a CDS encoding TrmH family RNA methyltransferase, protein MLTAHTIKVLQSLDKKKFRQKYNLFLVEGNKIICELFNSNFKVKEILSTDPQKLDRTDIPVTHISENELKKISFLKTPKDSVAVCYLAEEEKLADKNIQLVLDGIQDPGNLGTIIRLADWFGIEQIICSEDTVDVYNPKVIQATMGSFTRVNVVYTDLVEYLSSTENINIGTDMEGEDIYTFEKPEKINLILGNEGNGMRPETEKLLQKSISIPRFGKSQSTESLNVSMAAGIILGQLFSK, encoded by the coding sequence ATGCTTACAGCTCATACAATAAAAGTTTTACAATCTTTGGATAAAAAGAAGTTCAGACAAAAATACAATTTGTTTTTGGTTGAAGGTAATAAAATCATTTGTGAACTTTTTAATTCTAACTTTAAAGTTAAAGAAATATTATCAACCGATCCACAAAAATTGGACCGTACTGATATTCCTGTTACCCATATCTCTGAAAATGAATTAAAAAAAATTAGTTTTCTTAAAACGCCAAAAGATTCCGTAGCGGTATGTTATCTTGCTGAGGAAGAAAAATTAGCGGATAAGAATATACAGCTGGTTTTGGATGGAATACAGGATCCCGGAAATTTAGGGACCATTATACGACTGGCAGACTGGTTCGGGATAGAACAAATCATCTGCAGTGAAGATACCGTAGATGTCTACAATCCAAAAGTGATTCAGGCAACTATGGGCTCTTTTACCAGAGTTAATGTGGTATACACTGATCTTGTGGAATATCTTTCCTCAACAGAGAATATAAATATCGGAACGGATATGGAAGGGGAGGATATCTATACTTTTGAGAAACCTGAAAAAATCAATCTGATTTTAGGAAATGAAGGAAACGGAATGAGACCGGAAACTGAAAAGCTTTTACAAAAAAGTATCAGTATTCCGAGGTTCGGAAAATCCCAGTCTACAGAAAGCCTGAATGTATCAATGGCTGCCGGGATTATTCTGGGACAGTTATTTTCAAAATAG
- a CDS encoding LolA family protein, with the protein MKNIISKVILGSFVVGAVGMANAQKIDAKAKKILDDITANYNSKKNSYFKFSFGSGLNGQVTKTEPGIYYAAGEKYKLKIMDTEQIFDGSKIYNINADDMEVTIAKPNGSGTMFSPINYLTTYRNDYNVTYNGKKMVNGVNADFIKLTPVKANGIQFVYLFVDSAKKQMVKLEQHGNNKDVAVIAIKEYKENQQLDPNMFVFDKNKFKNYVITEL; encoded by the coding sequence ATGAAAAATATTATTTCAAAAGTTATATTAGGAAGTTTTGTTGTAGGTGCAGTAGGTATGGCCAATGCTCAGAAGATTGATGCTAAGGCAAAAAAGATATTGGATGATATTACAGCCAACTACAATTCTAAAAAGAATTCTTACTTCAAATTTTCTTTTGGAAGCGGCCTTAACGGGCAGGTTACGAAAACAGAACCAGGTATTTATTATGCTGCGGGAGAAAAATACAAACTGAAGATCATGGACACGGAACAGATCTTCGACGGAAGCAAGATTTATAATATCAACGCGGATGACATGGAAGTAACAATTGCCAAGCCTAACGGAAGCGGCACCATGTTCTCCCCTATCAACTACCTTACGACTTACAGAAACGATTATAATGTAACATATAATGGTAAGAAGATGGTAAATGGTGTGAATGCTGATTTTATTAAACTTACACCGGTAAAAGCAAACGGAATACAGTTCGTATATCTTTTTGTAGATTCTGCTAAAAAGCAAATGGTAAAACTGGAACAACACGGAAACAACAAAGATGTGGCAGTAATTGCGATTAAAGAATACAAAGAAAATCAGCAACTGGACCCTAATATGTTTGTTTTTGACAAGAATAAGTTTAAAAATTACGTAATTACAGAACTTTAA
- the cmk gene encoding (d)CMP kinase — translation MKKPVIAIDGYSSTGKSSISKVIADKLGLIHMDTGALYRGVTWYALQHCLNENGEIDLNTLFSSFNQIKLEFKNNDGTLILFLNDTDISKEIRTNIVSDNVSLVAKQKEVRDFLLQSQRTLAEKGGVIMDGRDIGTVVLPNADYKFFLTASIDERTNRRFLELKGLGIEADKEQVKQNLIERDKIDSEREIAPLKQAEDAIVIDNSELTKEETIELILSHIEKI, via the coding sequence ATGAAAAAACCTGTAATTGCTATCGATGGGTACTCGTCTACCGGAAAAAGTTCTATCTCTAAAGTCATTGCTGATAAACTGGGACTTATTCATATGGATACAGGAGCGCTTTACAGAGGAGTTACCTGGTATGCTTTGCAGCATTGTCTGAATGAAAACGGTGAGATTGATCTGAACACACTGTTCTCTTCTTTTAATCAGATCAAACTTGAATTTAAAAATAACGACGGTACCCTTATTCTTTTCCTTAATGACACGGATATTTCTAAGGAAATCCGCACCAATATAGTATCTGACAACGTAAGCCTTGTTGCCAAACAGAAAGAGGTAAGAGACTTTTTGCTGCAGTCACAGCGCACTTTGGCAGAAAAAGGAGGTGTTATTATGGACGGACGTGACATTGGGACAGTAGTTCTGCCAAATGCGGACTATAAATTCTTTCTTACTGCCAGCATTGACGAAAGAACCAACAGAAGGTTTCTGGAACTGAAAGGTCTGGGAATAGAAGCAGATAAAGAGCAGGTAAAACAAAACCTGATAGAACGTGACAAGATTGACAGTGAGCGTGAAATAGCCCCATTGAAGCAGGCTGAAGATGCTATCGTTATTGATAATTCTGAACTAACCAAAGAAGAAACTATAGAACTTATTTTATCTCACATCGAAAAGATTTAA
- the pyrH gene encoding UMP kinase, protein MKYKRILLKLSGEALMGNRQYGIDTERLQEYAVEIKKVVEKGCEVAIVIGGGNIFRGVAGAAKGMDRVQGDYMGMLATVINGMALQGALEDAGIKTRLQSAIEMDKVAEPFIKRRAVRHLEKGRVVIFGAGTGNPYFTTDTAATLRAIEIGADVILKGTRVDGIYDSDPEKNADAVKYNSLSFDEVFEKNLKVMDMTAFTLSHENKLPIIVFDMNKDGNLSKIVDGENVGTLVDL, encoded by the coding sequence ATGAAATATAAAAGAATCCTTCTGAAACTAAGCGGTGAGGCCTTAATGGGAAACAGACAATATGGTATTGATACCGAAAGACTGCAGGAATATGCTGTTGAGATTAAGAAAGTAGTCGAAAAAGGCTGTGAAGTTGCGATCGTCATTGGAGGAGGAAATATTTTCCGTGGTGTTGCAGGAGCTGCAAAAGGAATGGACAGAGTACAGGGAGACTATATGGGAATGCTGGCAACTGTCATCAATGGTATGGCATTGCAGGGAGCATTGGAAGATGCAGGAATCAAAACAAGACTTCAGTCTGCTATCGAAATGGATAAAGTAGCTGAACCTTTCATCAAAAGAAGAGCAGTAAGACACCTTGAAAAAGGAAGAGTAGTGATCTTCGGAGCAGGAACAGGAAACCCTTATTTTACTACAGATACAGCAGCTACTCTAAGAGCCATCGAAATTGGAGCTGATGTGATTTTAAAAGGAACAAGAGTAGATGGAATCTATGACAGTGATCCTGAAAAAAATGCTGATGCTGTAAAATACAATTCATTATCTTTTGATGAAGTATTTGAGAAAAACCTTAAGGTAATGGATATGACTGCCTTTACTTTGAGCCATGAAAACAAATTGCCAATCATTGTATTCGATATGAATAAAGACGGTAACCTGTCAAAAATTGTAGACGGAGAAAATGTAGGTACTTTGGTTGATTTATAA
- a CDS encoding 3-oxoacyl-ACP synthase III family protein: protein MMTKIIGVGNYIPSETITNLFFDKHIFLNEKGILLKENNTSITDKLKKITGIEERRYAHSTEVTSDLGFIAAKAAIENAGIDPETLDYIIFAHNFGDVRFGTVQSDAVPSLAARVKHLLGIRNNFCVAYDVLFGCPGWIEGVIQANAFIKAGIAKRCLVIGGETLSRVVDIHDRDSMIYADGAGAAVLEVNNDDDSGIKAHLSASYTFEEKDYLYFGKSYNNDKCPDTKYIKMDGRKIYEFALINVPDAMKKCLDSSGYSISQLNKIIIHQANEKMDEAIVNRFYQLYHTPVPENIMPMVIHKLGNSSVATIPSLLTMILKDELEHHKIQKNDVVLFASVGAGMNINAFVYKF from the coding sequence GTGATGACGAAGATTATTGGTGTAGGCAACTACATACCATCTGAAACGATAACTAATCTATTTTTTGATAAGCATATTTTTCTTAATGAGAAGGGAATATTATTAAAAGAAAATAATACATCTATTACAGATAAGTTAAAAAAAATTACAGGTATTGAAGAAAGAAGATATGCTCATAGTACAGAGGTTACTTCAGATCTTGGATTTATCGCAGCTAAGGCTGCCATTGAAAATGCAGGAATAGATCCTGAAACATTAGACTATATTATTTTTGCCCATAATTTTGGAGATGTTCGTTTTGGAACAGTTCAATCCGATGCGGTTCCAAGTCTTGCGGCAAGGGTAAAGCATTTATTAGGAATAAGAAATAACTTCTGCGTGGCGTATGATGTTCTTTTTGGATGTCCTGGCTGGATTGAAGGAGTGATACAGGCTAATGCATTTATTAAAGCCGGAATTGCAAAACGATGTTTGGTGATTGGTGGGGAAACTCTTTCCCGTGTAGTGGATATCCACGACAGAGATAGTATGATCTATGCTGATGGAGCAGGAGCGGCTGTGCTGGAAGTTAACAACGATGATGACTCCGGAATAAAGGCTCATTTGTCAGCTTCTTATACTTTTGAGGAGAAAGATTATCTGTATTTTGGGAAATCTTACAACAATGATAAATGCCCGGATACAAAATACATCAAAATGGATGGGCGAAAGATTTATGAATTTGCCCTTATCAATGTTCCTGATGCTATGAAAAAGTGTCTGGACAGCAGCGGATACTCCATCAGCCAGTTAAATAAGATTATTATTCATCAGGCTAATGAAAAAATGGATGAGGCTATCGTTAACAGGTTTTACCAGTTGTATCATACGCCGGTTCCTGAAAATATAATGCCTATGGTTATTCATAAACTGGGAAACAGCAGTGTCGCTACCATTCCGTCTTTGCTGACGATGATTCTAAAGGATGAACTGGAGCATCATAAAATCCAGAAAAATGATGTGGTTTTATTTGCTTCTGTGGGTGCGGGAATGAATATTAATGCCTTTGTTTATAAGTTTTAA
- a CDS encoding YtxH domain-containing protein, with protein sequence MSRKGNNTAGILAGLLAGAAAGVILGMLYAPEEGKETRKKIKDKANDLKDQAKNKYGEVSEKVKDQYGNISSTFKETASSVAHTVKDGYDKYKDQIVSKTADLAKDVEAELNDLKK encoded by the coding sequence ATGTCTAGAAAAGGAAATAATACAGCAGGTATATTGGCAGGACTTCTTGCAGGTGCTGCGGCAGGTGTAATCTTAGGAATGTTATACGCACCGGAAGAAGGTAAAGAAACCAGAAAAAAGATAAAGGATAAGGCAAATGATCTTAAAGATCAGGCTAAAAATAAATACGGAGAGGTTTCTGAAAAAGTAAAAGACCAATATGGCAATATTTCTTCTACTTTCAAAGAAACTGCAAGCAGCGTAGCACATACTGTGAAAGACGGATATGACAAATACAAAGATCAGATTGTTTCTAAAACTGCAGATTTGGCAAAAGATGTAGAAGCGGAACTGAATGATCTGAAAAAATAA
- a CDS encoding lipase family protein — translation MTNPSLDAYQQVFGMAGLANRAGGYNGLGIQLQQQLQYDLSFYFNNVPPVKIMNQTTPSTADPSVLPILGNWDLVWGPALIEEKNEKGVPTGVADNALYVAKCDAVAFPGGPTLPAYVVAIAATNPSSLYDWETEDFSVSEVVNWTTYNPSNFAPSAYNGTDPYISKGTATGVSILLGLESPHSAASPNTTLQQFLAGLNPEPGTAIIFCGHSLAGALSPTLALYLKENKDLNAFGVTLVYPTAGPTPGEATFASLFNSKFPPLPPGWQQQSGTYQSWNTMHWNDLDVVPHAWPVSELGKIATIYGQAPTNMTASILNALQKMAIGDSSKSGASYTRIQNQSLPGKLQHSSSSSISIKTPPETLQDYMLQLSVQHVAMYNGIPATGVDPQVTGLILPQPLPKPGVVKLVPGVTAVTEFEMIMKIINQIIEWVFSHYTLVEKENAKQNIEADK, via the coding sequence ATGACAAATCCATCTTTAGACGCCTATCAACAAGTTTTTGGTATGGCAGGTCTTGCCAACCGTGCCGGAGGTTACAACGGTTTGGGTATTCAGCTCCAGCAACAGCTTCAGTATGACTTATCTTTTTATTTTAACAATGTTCCTCCTGTTAAAATAATGAACCAAACAACACCTTCAACAGCTGATCCATCAGTGCTGCCGATATTAGGAAACTGGGATCTTGTCTGGGGACCTGCCCTGATCGAAGAAAAAAATGAAAAGGGTGTTCCTACAGGAGTTGCAGACAATGCATTATATGTGGCTAAATGTGATGCTGTTGCATTTCCGGGAGGTCCTACATTGCCTGCTTACGTTGTGGCTATTGCAGCAACTAATCCTTCATCGCTTTACGATTGGGAAACAGAAGATTTCTCGGTTTCAGAAGTAGTCAACTGGACGACTTACAACCCTTCCAATTTTGCTCCATCAGCTTATAACGGTACTGACCCTTATATTTCAAAAGGTACTGCCACCGGTGTAAGTATCCTTCTCGGACTTGAAAGCCCTCATTCTGCAGCTTCACCTAATACTACACTGCAGCAGTTTCTTGCAGGGTTAAATCCGGAACCCGGTACAGCTATTATATTTTGCGGACACAGTCTTGCAGGAGCATTATCTCCTACCCTTGCTCTTTATCTGAAAGAAAATAAAGACCTGAATGCATTCGGTGTAACGCTTGTATACCCTACCGCCGGACCTACTCCGGGTGAGGCTACATTTGCCAGCCTGTTCAATAGTAAATTTCCACCGTTACCTCCAGGATGGCAGCAACAATCAGGTACTTACCAAAGCTGGAATACCATGCACTGGAATGATCTGGATGTAGTACCTCATGCATGGCCGGTATCAGAACTGGGAAAAATAGCAACAATATATGGCCAGGCTCCTACAAATATGACGGCTTCCATATTAAACGCTTTACAGAAGATGGCTATTGGTGATTCTTCAAAATCAGGAGCCAGCTATACAAGAATACAAAACCAATCACTTCCAGGGAAGCTGCAACACTCAAGCAGCTCTTCGATCAGCATCAAAACACCTCCTGAAACTTTGCAAGACTATATGCTTCAGTTATCAGTACAACATGTGGCCATGTATAATGGTATTCCTGCGACGGGGGTTGATCCTCAGGTAACTGGTCTTATTCTACCACAACCATTACCTAAACCGGGCGTTGTGAAACTAGTACCGGGAGTAACTGCTGTCACAGAATTTGAGATGATCATGAAAATAATAAATCAGATCATTGAATGGGTTTTCTCCCATTACACTTTGGTTGAAAAGGAAAATGCCAAACAGAATATTGAGGCAGATAAATAA
- a CDS encoding LptF/LptG family permease, producing the protein MLKILDRYIIKTFFGPFFFIFSVLFFIFIVNIIWVQLGQFMGKGLSYWQILKLLFYLGVNVISMVLPLTILLASIMSFGEFGERYELAAMKAAGIPLTRVMTPLLGISTALAIMLFFFSNNIIPDFQKKAKNMLFNIAQTKPAINFTPGQFIDQIPGYMVKFDKIYGENGENIEGVFVHKKANAYENQQSVVAEKGKFVPAANKNFLKLVLYNGYVFEDAFAGKGDNVRQKQPDQAIKFDTLVSHFDISEIINKAIEKEQITDDYRFQTYNQLDGTINKNKKDNKQFFDNIGSEVLNQTNSVVTYMDKGNKHKVAPKTQIKLDTIKGDKKLEIIYNSYNRLDNLKSTLESKKNEYSSNVKYFSKVVIYQQRIVAYSVTCIIFFLIGASLGSIIRKGGMGLPVIIAIVIFIIFYVMNVGVENMSWSGKMNPYLAAWLPNLILLPFGVWMTYKALTDSQLFDAEKYKALFKPITKRFTKSKEHQRYQ; encoded by the coding sequence ATGTTAAAAATACTAGACCGATATATCATAAAAACCTTCTTTGGACCGTTTTTCTTTATATTCAGCGTATTGTTTTTCATTTTTATTGTAAACATTATCTGGGTTCAGTTAGGACAGTTTATGGGAAAAGGATTAAGCTACTGGCAGATCCTCAAACTTCTTTTTTATCTTGGGGTAAACGTCATCAGTATGGTGCTGCCACTTACCATTCTCCTTGCGAGCATCATGTCGTTCGGGGAATTTGGAGAACGGTATGAGCTTGCAGCAATGAAGGCGGCAGGAATTCCTTTGACCAGGGTTATGACTCCCTTGTTGGGAATCTCAACGGCACTTGCCATTATGCTGTTTTTCTTCTCCAATAATATTATCCCGGATTTTCAGAAAAAAGCCAAAAACATGCTTTTCAATATTGCCCAGACAAAACCGGCAATCAACTTTACTCCTGGACAGTTTATTGATCAGATTCCCGGGTATATGGTAAAGTTTGATAAAATATACGGGGAAAACGGAGAAAATATTGAAGGAGTTTTTGTCCATAAAAAAGCCAATGCTTACGAAAATCAACAATCTGTTGTAGCAGAAAAAGGAAAGTTTGTTCCGGCAGCTAATAAAAATTTTCTGAAACTTGTATTGTATAACGGATATGTCTTTGAAGATGCCTTTGCCGGAAAAGGAGATAATGTAAGACAGAAACAACCCGATCAGGCCATTAAATTCGACACACTAGTTTCACACTTTGACATCAGTGAAATCATTAATAAAGCGATCGAAAAAGAGCAGATCACGGATGACTACCGTTTTCAGACCTATAATCAGCTTGACGGAACGATTAACAAAAACAAAAAAGATAATAAGCAGTTCTTTGATAATATCGGTTCCGAGGTTCTTAACCAGACCAATTCTGTTGTAACCTATATGGATAAGGGCAACAAACATAAAGTAGCTCCAAAAACACAGATCAAACTGGACACAATAAAAGGAGACAAAAAGCTGGAAATTATTTACAACTCTTACAACAGACTGGATAATCTGAAGTCTACACTGGAGTCTAAAAAGAATGAATACAGTTCCAATGTAAAATACTTCAGTAAGGTTGTCATTTATCAGCAGAGGATTGTAGCTTATTCGGTAACCTGTATTATCTTCTTCCTGATTGGAGCAAGTTTAGGTTCTATTATCAGAAAAGGAGGAATGGGACTTCCTGTAATCATAGCCATTGTGATTTTCATTATCTTTTATGTAATGAATGTTGGGGTAGAAAACATGTCCTGGAGCGGAAAAATGAATCCTTATCTTGCAGCATGGCTTCCTAACCTTATCCTTCTTCCTTTTGGAGTATGGATGACTTATAAAGCCCTTACAGATTCACAATTATTTGATGCTGAAAAATACAAAGCATTATTCAAACCTATTACCAAAAGGTTTACCAAAAGTAAAGAACATCAGAGATATCAATAA